From the Leptospira ryugenii genome, the window TTCGCTAAAAAATCTAAGGACACGGCGCCAAGAAAGTAGGGCATATAATCTTTTATACTTTGAGGTAAGAAGGGCTCACCTTGTCTATGAAACAAAAGATTTTTATTGGCTATTTCTCCTTGCTCTTGAAAACAGTAAATGAGTGCTTTGGAAATATTCGCTAAGCCAGTTTGTCTCGTTTGATTCGGTTTTAGTTCGTGAGAGTATTCAGTTATATTGCAGAATTCATTTAAAACTGTAGTAAGGCCTTCTAAATTTATATTCTGGCTTAATTCAGTATTGTTTTCAATATTGATTCGTTTTCCCCTTTCAATATAGATTTCTTCTGACGTTAAATATCCATTTTTTGGATTTTTTCTCGCGATGAAAATTTCTTCAGATTTTTTTGACAATATAATCCCGTACCAAAGTGTATTGTTAGGTATAACACCAGCGGGTATACTGCTTTTGCTAGCTGCCATACAATAGTTTACAATATGAATTAACGCTGATTTTCCTGTTTTTGAGCCACCGGTTATAATATTTAATGTATTTAACTCAAAAGATAAAATTCTAATTTTACCATTTTTTAAAAATAGTATTATCTGTTTTAATTGAACATTCAAGGTTTTACTCCTAGCAAAGCAAATATTGTCTCGGGTTTTCCTGATATAGAAATCCAACGCCCGCAAAATGCTGCTTTTTCAAAACATAGATTAACTTCAGGAGTAAAACCAATGTTATGGTAGTCTGACTTTTGGATCGTTTTAACTGGAGTAAGATTTTCATCTGAAAAACGGAATAGATCGTGGGAACAGCCAAATAATATCGCCTCGGACACATAAGGTTTTAGAGATTTAGTGCGCTTTGGATATGATATTCTAAATCTAGTATTTTCTTCTTTGGCTAGCCAACTTCCAAATTTAGTCCCAAGAGTTTTAGGAATTGCGAATCTAGTTTGTTTGTGCAGTACTATAGATGCTATTAAATACGAGAAAACGTACGGCATATTTTTTTTTGACTCGTGAAAAAATCCCTGTGCCGAAAAGTAAATTATTAATGATAAGAAAGCTGGGTTAAGTAAGTTAGCTTCCTCTAAATTTCGTTCAATCCAAATTTTCATCTAACTTATAGCTCCAGATCAAATTAAAGAGTCTAGTAAAGATCTGTAGTCTGGATGCCAACCTACTTTCTTATTATCAGATAAGATCTGTAAAGAACCTCTGGTTATAAATGCTTCATGGCAATTTACTCTTATTGGAATATTTGCCTCTTGTTCAGCCCATCTATATAATTTTTTAGCTAGTTTAATTTTTTCTTCATTAGAAGTATTATCTTCAAGTTCATCAAAAGTTGCCTTAAATAAAATGTCCCATTCTTCTATTAATTTATTTTCATATTTTTCTATATCCCCAACTAATAATAAGTCTTCCCTTATCCATCGAGATCTTTGTTCAATGGCTCTATAGTAATTGTTGACTGCAAATGGGATACGATTAGTATTTATATTTGCAAGTTGTAACTGCTTTACAAAAATATAATTCTTATATATTTCATGATCTACAATTGCATTTACTAATTCTGAATCGATCGGAAGGTTGTCTTGCTTAAATCCTTCCCGTAATTCATTTATTTTTGAATCGATTTCGTTACCTGGTATCATAATATAAGAATTTGGATTTTTAATATCTTTTAGAATTCGCGAAAACCACCATCCTTCTAGATATTCGATGAAAATATTTAATTTTTCTCGATCACAAATTCCCCATAAAGAAGAGTGTAAGTTTTTAGTTATTCCAGCATGATCAATTGCATTATCAATAACAATAATTGTATCTAATAAATTAAGTCTTTCGTTCTTATCTAGAGCTTTAAAATCTGAAAATATTTTTTGAAGATCCTTGTTTTTTGAAGTTAAGGAAACATTGTGAAAAATTTGCTCGGCAGTTGTAACATTTCTATTTTCAAGTTTAAGAAAACTTAAAGCACTACCATCAGCTGCTTTTGAAGTAGTAATCAAATATCTTTTTATGTCGGAATTGTTGAAGCCAGATTTCAATTGATCAATCCATATTCTAACTGATTTCCAAATATCTAAGCTACTATCTGTTAAATTCGCAAACCTATTTAGATGAAGTTTTGTCTGTAATAACTCAAAACTCTTTCCTTTTGATTCGAAATGAATATCATCCAGCGATTCAATAAAAACTATTACGCATGGATCGTTTTTTAGTCTATTGAGTGTTTCCAATAATGCCAGTCTACATTGATATAGGTAACCAGCCAATGAAGGACTCGCCGAAAATGCATTTACTGTCATTTTGATTTATCTCTTTTTATCAGTTTCGGTAGATTCTTGTAATTTATTAAAAAAATGGCATTACAGATAACGAAATAGCCTTAACGACGTAGGCTGACCCTGAGTCCCAACGGGACGTTAGGGACTGGAACGACACTTGCGCAAGCAAGGGGAGTGCCAGAAGCCTATGTGTCGTAGACCGAGCGAGGGCTTGACCCGAAGCGAAGCGTTAAGGCGCTGTTATACGCAGTAGCGTTTTAGAGTATCAGTCATTATAAGGATTCGAAGACGTCTGGTATGCTTGCTTCAGCAAATAATTTGCCAAATTCACTTAGTTTTCTATCTGATATCACTCTTCCACCAATTTGCATTCCTGTAGCATTTCTAATTGGTAAATCATTCTGCGTTTTCCAAGTTCCGGCTATTGTTAAGCTATTTAAATGATCCATGTACATCCAAATCTTATCAGGAAATGAAAGTTTATTTAATGGAAATTCTTCTTTTGTTGTACGAAGATTAATTATTTGATTGTTAACGTAATCCCATTCTTGCTCTACTCGATAACTTTGTCTTTTTAAGTAGAACAAAATTATCGCTTCATCTTCGCTTAATTGTTGGATAATTTTAGGAAATGCAGGATGTGCTTTATCTTGAGTTGTCTTATCTATAGCCTTTGCTAGTAAATTTGAAAACATTTCTCCGATTATAGATTCATTTTCAATGTATACCATCGATTCAATGATAGGACCTACTAACTGCGGATGTCCTTCTACTAAGTTTTCTTCTTTGACTTTCCCGGCGACTTTTTCTAGGAACGCTTTCCACCTATCGTGTTTTGCAGCCAAATAATCTATACCAGCAAAGGCAAATCGTGCTACTTTCACTGAATTTTTTAAAAGGTCGCCAATCTCCTTTACGGATGGACTTAGTAGATCTTTATAAATTTCTTTTGCTACGATCTTAGACTCTGATTTTCCCATTATAACTTTCCAATTTATTGGTTTATAAAAATACTATTGAAATGCAAGTTTATACAATTTTTTTCCTTGGTCACTTATTTTTATTTGACTTCCATTTCTTTGCGATAAGCCAGCTGTTGTTAAGTATCCTTCCCGGAAATCTCGTGGAACTGAAATATTTTTTTCTAGATCGGTATTATTTAAAATTTCTTTAAGAAATTGAATTCCAAGTATATGTAAGTCGTAAACAGTTAAAGTTAATATATAAAACTCATCCCAAGTTAAAATACCATTTAGATATTTGTCGAATAGTTTTGAGTATACTTTTATTTTTTCCTCTTCAATTGATTTATCTATAATTTCTAGCAGATGATTTGCAATCTTTTCTCTTTTATCGGGATCGCTAATTTCTAATTTAAAAGCAGCAAATGCTTCAGAATTTTTTACATTCTCAGATGATTTGATGAATAAGGTAAATTTTCTTATAAAAAGTTGATCCTTAATGGTGAATCCAATTTTCCCAAGACTAATAACTGAACTAACTATTGGTATATCTTTTAATACACCGTCCACAAGGTCTAGATTATCAATTGCTACTTCACCCAAATTTGAAAGAATGCTTGCAGTTTCTGGTGTGATACTATCGATTAATTTTTTGTTTGTTTCGAATTCCATTATTATCCTCTATTTATTTTGGTATGACTTCAAGAGATAGGTAACGGTTATGCGGCGTGAGAAGGGTAACGCTTTTTAGTAACCTTTCTTGGTTTATGAACTTTGTATGAATCTGGGTCAGAAATAAGCGAGAAGAAATCATTGTCTATAACACCTAATTTGTTATTAGCAAACCAGATGGAATAATGATCACCCTCTCTTTTGATTCCGACATTGAACCCATTGAACGGATTACCGATCATGATGAGATGTCCAAGCCAATTGATGTAACCTCTGTCGTTAACATGTCTCTGTTTGAATCCAAAAGGGTAAGTGAGTAAGAGATCAGCGTTAGGATCAAAAAGCTTTTCTGACTTCACATAGACTTGTTCCGGAGTTTTCATGTTAAGAGACTCGTGTGGTCTTTCTCTGTTAAATTCAATTCTCCATTTATCGAAGATTTTTTGGTGTAATGTAATGTTTCCAACGATCTCATGTTGTAGTTCACGAGCCATGTCTTTATGCATACGTTCATGAGCGCCATTCTGGTAAGGTTTTCCTGGTTCAATCCGATCGAGCTTAATCCCCAGAGAGAGCCACCAAACAGATAGCTTGGTTAGACCTAGAAGGGATTGCATAGAAGCAAAAGGCGGTCCGTTGTCAGATCGGATGATCTCAGGAAGCCCATAGATCTTAAATAACCTAATGAATTCGGCTTTAACAGAAGGGATATCGCCTTTGCTCAGGGTCTTGATGGACAGAATGTATTTGGAATAATCGTCTCTGATTGTGAGAGGGTTAACCTTTTCTGAATCAGCAGTATACCACCATCCTTTGAAGTCTACAGTCCAAATATGATTTGCGTGAGTAGACTTTTCTGGTAGAGAAATCCTTTCTCCCAAAATGTTTGACTCTCTTTCTCTTCTTCGGTAATGTAAGTCCAGCTTTTTGGAAGATGCGATCAAGAGTAGATTTGTCTGGAGGTTTTACATCTGGAAACTTTCTCTTGTAAAGTTCGAGAATCTTCTTTGATCCCCAAAACTTCTTATTGTTCTTGAGCTTAATGAGCTCGAGAACGACATCTTCCGGAATCTTCTTTGGTGAGCTCTTCGGAGTTCTCTTCTTGTCGAGAAGCCCAGCTTTTCCCTCGGTTAAAAACCTTTCTTTCCATTTGTATCCACACTTTGTAGATATCCCGAATTCTGCACAGAGCTGAGTGAAATTAACTCCTTTCTCAAAGCTCGCCATAACGAAATCCAATCTTAAATCCACGACCTGATTCTCCTTCCAAGGCATCCCCATAGCCCTCCTAAAAAGGTGTTCTAGGGGATGAGAAACCAGAAAGTGTTACCTATGTCTTGCTACAAAAGTGTTACCCATGTCCTGAGGCATACATTTAAACACTTTCGCATAACGAATTAGGATTACCGACGTAGGCTGACCCTGAGTCCCGGAACGGGACGTTAGGGACTGGCACGTTACTTGCGGATGCAAGGGTAGTGACAGAAAGCCTATGTGTCGCAGACCGAGCGAGGGCGAAGACCCGAAGCGAAGCGTTAAGGCGCTGTTATCTGCTGTGCCGCGCCCCCGATGTCTAACCGAGCGAAGCCACGGAAGGCGTCGCCGGTTAGCGAATGCCTATCTAATCTTTGTCTTTAGAAAACTCAGCATTCACTTCACCTAAGGCTTTTCTTTGCTGATTAGAAAATTTGCGAAAGTTTCGAATAGTTTCTCTAAGACCTTTCGTGGTCTTAATTTGTCTTAGCAATACTTTGCATTGATCAGATTGTGAAACCAATGTATTTTCCTCTTCCGGTGTAAGATATTTGGTTGGTAAAACTGAAATTGAATGATTCAAGAGTCAGTTAAAGTTTGATTTATACTTTTGCTTGAGAAGCGTTAAAAAAGAATGCGGATAAAATTCGACTCGTCCTGGAAAAATGCCATTCATTCCTGTAGGTGTAAGTTTTAGTTTTGCGTCCCGAACGCGTAGCGTTCGGGCGAACCGGTTCAAAGAACCGGAGCAAGCTAAATATGAAATTAAGTGATGACAAATGGCCCTCATCCCGATCCTGTGTGTGCAAATAAAATATTCGCTCTCTTTCATTCTATTCTACTTAGCTGCCGCCAATAGAATAAAAATCAAAGTTTGCCGTCAAAGATGGAAATTCATTGACGTTAAGGGCTTATTGGGCGCTTTTCTAATTAAAAATTACCCATACGATAATTCCAATTCTTTTTTCTCTAAAGCAATCAAAAGATCAAGTTCTTTCCACTGTATAAACCAATCATCTATCTCATTATCCGATAACTCTTTCTCAAAATCCACTAAGGCAAGCGATGCAGAAGACATATGAATCTTACACATATTGAGAATTAAGGATTTTCTATATCCATTATCAATGAAAGGACAAGCTATGGTATCCAAAAACAAATAAGCTAATTCTGCATTTTCATTGATCTTTTCTAAATTTTCTAACTTTTTATCTATTATCTTTAAGGCTTTATCCTTTAATAAAGAATAATCCTCATTGTTTTTCACATAGTATAAAAAAGACATCAGATCAAAGTAACTGACTTCATCTGAGTCAAAATTAAATATACTATCGATTACCTGAATGGGCAGAAGATATTCATCTCCCAATTCTCTAATTGCCAACAGAATATTTAATTTTTCTAATGGAACAAACGCTATGTAATCATTATCTTCAAATTTATAGTTATGAAAAAACTCCCGAGAAAGCTCAACCGTTCGTTCTGCAATAAGCTCAGCGTGCTGCGGAAAATGCCCCTTAAAAAACCGGTTCACCATAATTAAAATTTGGCATAGTTTATATGAAGAGTTCACCGATGGCTCTAATGCATAAAAATAAAAAGAAGCCTCTAAAATAAGTAGAAGACTATTTTTATAATCTCCATGTTTAGTTTCTGGATCTGCTTGACGAGAAATACCATCCATAATTTCTAAAGCCCTATTTCTAAGTGATGAAATAATGTATCCGCAAGCAATTGGAAAGCTATCCTTCATCTCGGCGCAAACCGATTTAATCCTATGAATAAAATTTCTCTTGAGCTCATCAAGATGGTGTATTTCCAAAGGAGAAGAAACGTTGATATTGCTAGAATCTTTTGTTTCGAGAATAAACTTATTATAAAATATTTTAATCTCAGTTTTTACGTCTTGTATTACTTTCGATTTGACAGTAAAATATGGTCTTTTGTACTTTTCTACTTTTAACTCATTAAAATATAAATTGTATTTTGACAACTCGTCGGAAATTTCTTCTCGAATTCTGCGAACTGTTGATTCACTGTTAGAATAAACAAAATAATCATCTACATAACGACGAAACACGTAATTGTCGTTGAATGATAATTCATATTTGGTTTTCAAATTATTAATTACAGTAATATCAATTTTCTGGAGAATAATCTCGGCAAATATCCTGCTAACCTCGGGGCCAATAAGAATACCATTGGTTTCCCCATGATTACTATTCTGCATGAGTTTATCAAAACTAGCACCGAAAGAATTTGCTTTCTTATAGCGCTTTGTAAAATCTTTTGTCTTTGTTGCCCATGAAATAGTGTGCGTATAAATTGAAGAGAAACACTTTGATATATCTAGAAGCCAAAGATTGGAAAATCGCTTTTCATAATTAAGCATTTCCTCCGAATCAAAATATTTATAGATTCTATCATACCCTTTATACGCAAAGTAAGAACTTGGATGAACAATTTCAGATTCTTCATTTTCTAAAAGAATTTTATCAGAACGAAATTTACTGATTTTTTTGGCACGATCACTTTTATAATAAAATGAGGCTCCTACTGAAACGGGGGCTCTTAAACTTACTTCGTTTCGAGATGTATAATAGCAGATAAGACGACCATATGTTTCGTAAAATTCCACCATTAATAATTGTGAAGATGGGTGCAATAATGATAAGATTCTAATTGAATCAGCGCTTTTTCGAATTTTATACTTATATGGTATTTTTGCCCAATCGGAATTATCTCCATCTACTCCAACAATATATTTCATTGTTTTCAATTCAATACCCGAAGATAACTTGCGATAAAAACCTTCATTCGAAAAAATGATCGGAACTTCATATGGAGATGTCTCTGAAATAATTACGCGATAATAGTCGCCTCGATTAATTTTCTTCAGTCTCTTTTTAGACATATTCCCAACACCGCTTTATCTTGCTTAACCTACTAGGAGAAAAATAATGAAACACCTTGTCTTTAAACCCATTCCTGAAGCTAAGCTTAAGCAGATTGCGTCGCTCCTGTTGGCTTAAGATTGTAGAGATTTTCGAATAAATTTTTCCCTTCGGCACGAGCAGAATATTCCGAAAGAAATTATCGAGATTTGGCAACACTTCACTCTCAGTATAATTTATATATTTGTAATTGTAGTAAATACCGCTTTTTCTTTTTATCCCATTTCTTCTATCTAATAAGGAAAAATTACCCGTTATGAATTTTACTCTATCAGTTAAAAGTCTTAGATCTTGATTACGATGATAGTCTAATAGAGATTTAATCAGTCGAGA encodes:
- a CDS encoding integrase core domain-containing protein, which translates into the protein MIASSKKLDLHYRRRERESNILGERISLPEKSTHANHIWTVDFKGWWYTADSEKVNPLTIRDDYSKYILSIKTLSKGDIPSVKAEFIRLFKIYGLPEIIRSDNGPPFASMQSLLGLTKLSVWWLSLGIKLDRIEPGKPYQNGAHERMHKDMARELQHEIVGNITLHQKIFDKWRIEFNRERPHESLNMKTPEQVYVKSEKLFDPNADLLLTYPFGFKQRHVNDRGYINWLGHLIMIGNPFNGFNVGIKREGDHYSIWFANNKLGVIDNDFFSLISDPDSYKVHKPRKVTKKRYPSHAA
- a CDS encoding ABC-three component system protein encodes the protein MTVNAFSASPSLAGYLYQCRLALLETLNRLKNDPCVIVFIESLDDIHFESKGKSFELLQTKLHLNRFANLTDSSLDIWKSVRIWIDQLKSGFNNSDIKRYLITTSKAADGSALSFLKLENRNVTTAEQIFHNVSLTSKNKDLQKIFSDFKALDKNERLNLLDTIIVIDNAIDHAGITKNLHSSLWGICDREKLNIFIEYLEGWWFSRILKDIKNPNSYIMIPGNEIDSKINELREGFKQDNLPIDSELVNAIVDHEIYKNYIFVKQLQLANINTNRIPFAVNNYYRAIEQRSRWIREDLLLVGDIEKYENKLIEEWDILFKATFDELEDNTSNEEKIKLAKKLYRWAEQEANIPIRVNCHEAFITRGSLQILSDNKKVGWHPDYRSLLDSLI
- the drt3b gene encoding antiviral reverse transcriptase Drt3b, with translation MSKKRLKKINRGDYYRVIISETSPYEVPIIFSNEGFYRKLSSGIELKTMKYIVGVDGDNSDWAKIPYKYKIRKSADSIRILSLLHPSSQLLMVEFYETYGRLICYYTSRNEVSLRAPVSVGASFYYKSDRAKKISKFRSDKILLENEESEIVHPSSYFAYKGYDRIYKYFDSEEMLNYEKRFSNLWLLDISKCFSSIYTHTISWATKTKDFTKRYKKANSFGASFDKLMQNSNHGETNGILIGPEVSRIFAEIILQKIDITVINNLKTKYELSFNDNYVFRRYVDDYFVYSNSESTVRRIREEISDELSKYNLYFNELKVEKYKRPYFTVKSKVIQDVKTEIKIFYNKFILETKDSSNINVSSPLEIHHLDELKRNFIHRIKSVCAEMKDSFPIACGYIISSLRNRALEIMDGISRQADPETKHGDYKNSLLLILEASFYFYALEPSVNSSYKLCQILIMVNRFFKGHFPQHAELIAERTVELSREFFHNYKFEDNDYIAFVPLEKLNILLAIRELGDEYLLPIQVIDSIFNFDSDEVSYFDLMSFLYYVKNNEDYSLLKDKALKIIDKKLENLEKINENAELAYLFLDTIACPFIDNGYRKSLILNMCKIHMSSASLALVDFEKELSDNEIDDWFIQWKELDLLIALEKKELELSYG
- a CDS encoding Abi-alpha family protein — translated: MGKSESKIVAKEIYKDLLSPSVKEIGDLLKNSVKVARFAFAGIDYLAAKHDRWKAFLEKVAGKVKEENLVEGHPQLVGPIIESMVYIENESIIGEMFSNLLAKAIDKTTQDKAHPAFPKIIQQLSEDEAIILFYLKRQSYRVEQEWDYVNNQIINLRTTKEEFPLNKLSFPDKIWMYMDHLNSLTIAGTWKTQNDLPIRNATGMQIGGRVISDRKLSEFGKLFAEASIPDVFESL
- a CDS encoding three component ABC system middle component is translated as MKIWIERNLEEANLLNPAFLSLIIYFSAQGFFHESKKNMPYVFSYLIASIVLHKQTRFAIPKTLGTKFGSWLAKEENTRFRISYPKRTKSLKPYVSEAILFGCSHDLFRFSDENLTPVKTIQKSDYHNIGFTPEVNLCFEKAAFCGRWISISGKPETIFALLGVKP